The genomic DNA GTCACGACAACTTCTAGCCGACATCCTTAAATATTCATCCCACGGATCACTCGTTGTCCCGTACGCAAGTTGCCGAATTGTGGCAGTACACTTTTGTATTTCAGATAAACCAATTTTGCGATTAGCACTTTCTCTTTGAGTGAAAAATGGATATTGGGCCGTAAGATCATCAGAAGTTCTTATGAAAAGACGACGGCTCATACGAAACCGACGCCTAAACTGTGCATCGTCATTCAACGGATTTTCACCAAAATAATCGCACATTAACTGTTCATGAGCACCTAACCGATCTCGTTCAAGAGGCGCTTGTCTGGTACGTGTTGTAGACGATTGGGCATCTTCTCGTAAATACTTAATCGCCTCCTACGTCATTGCGATAAGCATATCGTCGACAATACCGTCAGATGAAGAGCTAGACGAATCGGATAAAGAGTGGGATGACATTTTTTGTATTAAAAATGATTGGAGATAATGTTGGTGTTTTAATGATTGATGTGTGTTTTAGTTTGTGATTGGTTTGTgtaaatatatatgtgtgtgtatatatatatatatatatatatatatattagatatTTATTAGGTTTTTTATAAAAGACCGTTGCCCAACGGTCATATTGACCAAAATTCTCGAACAAAGCGCATTAACGCGCGTTACTGGGCTGGCGAAGGTGCTATGCCCCCCCCCCCTTAGCGCCCAGGGGGTGGCTTCGGGGCGCTTAAGGACGCTAAAAGTGGTGATGTGGTCAGGAGTGTTATACCACACCCCCTGGCCTAACCGTAATACCGTATACATAATTATCTTTATACAGAAACTCCAATAACATCATAAAATCTATACATATATTAATAACTAGATTCTTGCCATaggccgcgcgttgcggcggcaatGACTTAGTTGTTTATAGCTAACGACACGTTATGTGATGCGTTGTCATATGAAAACGTGTGTTTCGACGTATCCTATCTAACTcagtgtaacctatataagcattgtaGTTACAAAAGAAACAGAACTGAACCCGGGTTGGTTCGTTTAGTGAGGGTTCCACATAACCACTACATCATCCTAATCATCCTAATATTTGAATCAAGACCTAGCAGCATCAACAATCAGTGACTCGAATTTATACTGTCGAATGACCAGAGTCCAGACTCGTTTCCAAGCATAATTTATGTCAAAACATAGACCAACCAAAATCGTATgcaaaaataagcatgaaaacgtattatacttAACCAGACTTGTTTCCGGAAAAAGTTATGTCGAAACGTGAATTTATATCGTTTACACTGAAACATGAATTTATTGCCACccataaaaataaacatgaaTCACATTATATTGACCCGACTTGTTTCCGAAAAAAAATCCGTGAGAAAAGTTACGTCGAAACGTGAACTTATAACGATACGTACTTAAAAATAACCATGTGAAAATatagtttctttttcttttaagcTAAATAATTAAAATACGGATTAGAAAGTGGATAGTCGTACACGGAAAACAAacatctacatacatacctacatataTTCATCGATATTCATTCATAGGTAGATATATTTATTATCTGCATGTATACAGGAAAAgaaaagataaataaacaaatgtatacaggaaaagaaaaaataaagaaacaaaacgaaaataaaagaaaatagaaaagggACAAAGGTTGAGAACACCTTCTGAATAAAAAAACAATGGAATAGAAacatctacatacatacctacatataTTCATCTATATTCATTCATAGGTAGATATATTTATTATCTGCATGTATACAGGAAAAgaaaagataaataaacaaatgtatacaggaaaaggaaagaaaagataaataaataaatgtataggaaagaaaagataaataaataaatgtatacaggaaaagaaaaaataaagaaacaaaacgaaaataaaagaaaatagaaaagggACAAAGGTTGAGAACACcttctaaataaaaaaaaacaatgaaataGAAAAAGGAAAAAATATTGAGACACTactaaatgaaaaaaaaaatatatcacaGAAAATGTAGTGGAAGAGAATCGTACCTAGGTCCGTGTGTTACAACAACAAAGACCTAACCAATTAATCCAACTCTCATTTTGTTACCAACTTTCAGGTcactataatatatatataaaagaatagGTCGGTGGCTTTGATGTGACAGCCACCGACCTTTCTctttaaaataatataaatatgatATGTTATATAACCGTATAATTTATCCTCTTTCTTTTTATTAATTGATTTATGATTAAATATAAAGTcttctaaaaataagaagtcgaACAAAGGGTAGGTATCAAACAGACTTTGATTGACCTCATTCAAATGGTATTGGAGCCGTCTCATCGAACTTTACGACGTGGATTTTAGGTTTTCACTTTTGGTTTTATAGGTGGTAGATTTTAGGATTTTTGTATCATTGTATCTTTTATTGTTGTGTCTTTTCTATATTTgcatcattgtgtcttttttgcgACTCATTGTGTATTTTTCCTCGATATTGTGTTAATTTTTTTGGCACTGTTTTATATTTTGTTCGACATTGTATCATCTTATACGATCCAATGCATCATTGTACATTTCTTATTTTTAAGAGCGTTCGTAGAATAAATTAACCctttattaattatatttaagTAGCACTACATTTAAATGTTTATATAACTTTCACGGTTTTTAATTGTATTTAAGTAGCACTACGTTTAAAATGTTTATATAACTTTCACGGTATTTAGCTGTAAAATGATTATTTATAGAACGAACACTGTGAATAATAAGAATAATTAAACTAATTGTACATGAATTTAACGGGTTATATAAAatatagagttaaatgtcattttcatCCTTATGGTTTATGATTTGGgccattttaccagtttagtccaaatgtttcatttttcgcctataggtccaaaaaagtttcaccgttgcaattttagtccactagttaacttcatccattttttctattaacgaaaagagcaattcggtcattttatatgtaattaagTGAACTAGAAAGGCAATTCagtcatataaaatgaccgatttgcctttctcgttaacag from Helianthus annuus cultivar XRQ/B chromosome 7, HanXRQr2.0-SUNRISE, whole genome shotgun sequence includes the following:
- the LOC110866612 gene encoding uncharacterized protein LOC110866612 — encoded protein: MCDYFGENPLNDDAQFRRRFRMSRRLFIRTSDDLTAQYPFFTQRESANRKIGLSEIQKCTATIRQLAYGTTSDPWDEYLRMSARSCRDCLENFFECVDFLYGRRYLRMPTAIDVPLLYEAHQRIHGFPGMLGSLDCTH